The proteins below come from a single Salvelinus alpinus chromosome 18, SLU_Salpinus.1, whole genome shotgun sequence genomic window:
- the LOC139544321 gene encoding cortexin-3 — translation MDPTFSQGEKDNEVCLEGMRDGADFMRMPEHPLWEPHSLAAQHLSSWMTEGEPFTSPLSLLHSAGGQRLSSSSSSSVAATALVAAMTLEQKTTFALVLFLFGVLLILIVRCFRILLDPYRSMPTSTWADGLDGLEKGQFDYTLA, via the coding sequence ACAATGAGGTCTGTCTGGAGGGGATGAGGGATGGGGCTGACTTCATGAGGATGCCAGAGCACCCCCTGTGGGAGCCCCATAGCCTAGCcgcccagcacctctcctcctggATGACGGAGGGTGAgcccttcacctctcctctctccctgctgcACTCTGCCGGAGGACAGCGCCTCTCCTCGTCCTCTTCCTCATCAGTGGCCGCTACTGCTCTTGTCGCCGCCATGACCCTGGAGCAGAAGACCACCTTCGCCCTGGTCCTCTTCCTCTTCGGTGTCCTCCTCATCCTAATCGTGCGGTGCTTTCGCATCCTGCTGGACCCCTACCGCAGCatgcccacctccacctgggcAGACGGCCTGGATGGGCTGGAGAAGGGCCAGTTCGACTATACACTGGCATAG